From the genome of Pseudomonadota bacterium:
CCAGGATATCTATTCATATTGAAGAGGGAATCAAGGATCTTCGAAAACACTTCAGGGGATGGTGGAAACGGGTTTTCATTGGAAGATAGTCTTATCCATCCCTCATCCATGCCATATGCCATAGCCCTTGGGTAATAGGGTATCCCCTTTATACTGTCACTGATAGACAGCTTCATGCCTTAACCCCTGTAACCTTTCCAACAAGTTCAATGGCATTTCTCTGCATCATATAAAAATCCTCTGCGGAAAGACCTGCCCCTAATACAACCCTCCTTGCCTGCTCCTCGCTCATCAAATCGGACGGACTGTGAGAATCCGTATTGAATATAAGGCTGGCACCCACCTTTTTTGCCATCTTCCCAACATGACCATTTGCAAGTGAATGACCCCTCCTTCCGCTTATCTCCAAAAGGACGTTTTTCTCTTTTGCAAGCATCGCATCCTCTTCAGATATAATGCCAGGATGGGCAAGTATATCTGCACCACCTTCTATCGCCTCTCTATTTGTCCCTTCTTCCACCGGTTCAGCAATTGTTTCCCCATGGACCACAACATAGAATATACCGAGTTTCCTTGCAAGGGCGATCATCTCCCTTATAAGCCCCTTTGGCATATGGGTAATCTCTATCCCTGGAAGAATCGTTATATCCCCATAATAGTCCATCTTTTCACTGATTTTTAGAATGGATTGGACAACCCTTTCTATGTTTGTAATATCCACGTGGTCTGAGATACCGATGATTCTGTACCCTTTTACCTTTGCCCTCCTTGCCAGTTCAGAAGGCAGGAGTTCACCATCGCTTAATAGGGAGTGTGTATGGAGGTCTATCATACCTATCTCTGTATATAAACTATAAAAACCAAAGCTACATTTTATATTTGCCAAAATCATCAGGGGAGAGGTTTTCAAGAATGTCCTCCCATTCACCTGTATCCGTTACCACTTTATCACCTTTCTGTGAAAGATCAACCTTCGCAGATTTCTTTATCACACTCTCTTCCACGAATATGGACGCACCGGTTCTGAGTGCAATGGCTATGGCATCACTCGGTCTTGAGTCTATCACAAGCCTCTTATTATCTACATCTAAATGTATCAATGCATAGTATGTGTTGTCCTTAAGGTCGTTAATTTCTATCTTTATAACCTTTACACCCAGATTATCGAGTAAATTTTTTAAAAGGTCATGGGTCATAGGCCTTGGGGTCTGGATATTTTCTATGGCTGTTGCAATGCTCGATGCCTCAAGAAGACCAATCCAGATAGGGAGAACATCCTTTTCTTCGAGGTCTTTGAGGATCACTACTGGAGTATTGGTGAAAGGATCGACAGTGATACCTGCAACCTTCATC
Proteins encoded in this window:
- a CDS encoding histidinol phosphate phosphatase domain-containing protein, encoding MIDLHTHSLLSDGELLPSELARRAKVKGYRIIGISDHVDITNIERVVQSILKISEKMDYYGDITILPGIEITHMPKGLIREMIALARKLGIFYVVVHGETIAEPVEEGTNREAIEGGADILAHPGIISEEDAMLAKEKNVLLEISGRRGHSLANGHVGKMAKKVGASLIFNTDSHSPSDLMSEEQARRVVLGAGLSAEDFYMMQRNAIELVGKVTGVKA
- a CDS encoding bifunctional nuclease family protein, whose translation is MLKEMKVAGITVDPFTNTPVVILKDLEEKDVLPIWIGLLEASSIATAIENIQTPRPMTHDLLKNLLDNLGVKVIKIEINDLKDNTYYALIHLDVDNKRLVIDSRPSDAIAIALRTGASIFVEESVIKKSAKVDLSQKGDKVVTDTGEWEDILENLSPDDFGKYKM